gagcacctggagctcatccgggtcattattaaaggggccgcctccctccagtagacgagccgtagttgggaggaaggagacggagcttgtgaggaggggagtggaggtcagaagaagagaaagaagaagagaaagagaaagagagaaaggaagagagttgttggaggaaggcattgtggtgctcagtggaaataaagaagtgtgttttagacattctggtgtctgtctgtctgtgtccgggggtatgctttccacaatgttaatgagaacataaataaaatatattattattaccatcatcatcattattattattaatggaacATGCCAGAGTGTGATAAGGAAGATGAAAGAATAGGAAACGTGGCTGGCATTCATGACAAGGACCTGCCTACATGAAGAAAACTAAAGTATGAATGACTCTCTTGGCACCGACTGAAATACCTCATACCTCTACTGTTGACGCCCCTTGCCCCACCCCTTGATGCCGATTGGTCTTTTGATTTAATTCACTTTTGGCACAGGCATCATATGGTTGCAGAAAGAAAAGCAGTGTGCTTAACCGAAACttacttcattcatttttttaattaatgacacCAAAACTGTTGGTTTACAGGTCGATCTCCAcccctgtcctcacctatggtcatgagctgcgggtaatgaccaaaagaatatgGGACCACAAGTGCAAACGGCAGAAATGAGATTTCTTGGAAGGGTGGCTGGGCTGACGCTCCAttacagggtgagaagctcagcgaTTCAGgtgagtagagtcactgctcctcagGATGGAGAGgaaccagttgaggtggtttgggcaggTCATAAGGGCATAAGCTACCCGTGGAGCTTCTTCTGGCATGTCCCACTGGGTTGAAGCTCTGCAGCAGACCATGCTGGAAGGTTTATCTCCCTCGGTTGTCTTGGGAAAGCTCTGGGAATTCCCCAGAAGGAGCTGGGCTACCCTGCTTGACTTGTTACCACTCCAACCCTCACCAGAAAaatcagtttcagaaaatgagaggAGATAATGACGCCAGACAATTGTGCCCACAATAAATGCATGACAGGAGAATACATTGCATTATTTTACATACTGgactgcatttcattttggcattgATAATCCTCCTTAAATATGGCTCTCATCATCCTAGGGATCGCAGTCATCATAAAGAGCCTCTGCAAGAAACGTATGGGTTTAGGTGCATGATGAAGTTTATTGTCACACATGAGGGTGAACTTGGTGGCTTTCCAATCCATTGCCTCCATAAGCAGCTAACTGTTACAACAGGAACGGTTTCAGATGTTaagcagtcccttttattgacgTGTCCCTCATTCCAAGAGGTTCCTTTAATTATCTAGCCTGGTTCATGTTGAACGTCTTAATTGTCTTTTAACTTCCCCAGcaccagaaaaaaatatattacattttataatacacattttaaaataaagtgcttACCAGAATAACATAATTGAATAGCTAATAGTtagttcttttctttattaaaaatctaaatcatCTTGGTCAATGTGACTTTCCTTTGGCTTCTTGGACTGGCTGGTTGATTCACCCATTAGATGGGTTTCTACATCACTTCTCACTGTTGTGTGCTCATGATGACCGTCAGGGCTGGCGGAACCAGACCCCGGTCCATCTTCCTCAGAAGACGTCTGAGGGTACATTTGCATTGGACGAGTGGCTGCAGAGCTCATGTCGTTCTTCTGCTCCTCCATCCCTACATCGATGGACTTTTCTATAGATCCCTGGAGTGATTCAATGGAGGATCTGCTTATCTGCTTTGCTTGGCCTTTCCCTACAAGAGTGAACTGCTGGATTTTCTTGAGTTTTTCACCATTGTCTTCAATTTCTGCCACTGTGTCATCTTCCCCACTGCTAGTCTCCACCTGTTTGTCATTCTGAGGTGTGCTGCTATCTCCGTTCACATTCTCGGATAATTCTTCATTCCGTTGTTGGTCACCAGTCTCAGTGTTATTTTGTTCCGATGCCACCAGTTCATCTTCTTGAATGGcctcttgtttttcttgttcttcttcaatGGCATCATTCAccacagcagtgtcagatgtaTCTTCGTGTTCCTCATTTTGCTCTAATTCTTCAACAGCTTTTTCTTTCTCATCCTCCTCTGCTTTGACACCTTCTGCTTCCTGACTACCTGGAGTCACCTGGTCTTGTATGCTTTTGCAGATTTCCTCCTCACTCGGTTCTTTGTCATCTTTATCTGCTTCATCTTCATCGAGCACCTCATCTAATTCTTCAACAGCTTCTTCTCCATCTTGTTTCTCGTCTTCCTCTTCTTTGACACCTTCTGCTTCGTGACTACCTGGAGTCACCTGGTCTTCTGTGCTTTTGCAATTTTCCTCCTCACTCAGTTCTTTGTCATGTTTATCTGCTTCCTCTTCATCAAGCACCTCATCTTCATTTTCATCCGTCTCATCTTTCTTTGCATCGTCGTCATTTTCCTGTTTAGACTGTTTATCTCTGGAAGAGTGATGGTCATCTGCTTCGTCCATATCACTTCCATCACGctctttttcatcattttcatcaTCAGAGGCCTGATCTCCTTTACTTTCACATTTGCTGCCTTCATCCTTAGATTCCCCATCTTCATTTTCAACTTCTCCTTCCTCAGTCTCAGCAGCCTGGTTTTCCTCATCACTGTCCATTTTACTTTGGTCTTGAATTTCAGCTCCTTCTTCAGCACCCACTTCACCATCAGCCTCTTCTTCATTGTCTTTCTCTTCTGCTTCTACTTCATTTTCAACTTTGGTTTCCTTCTTTTCAACCTCTTCTTCGGCCTCACAATCATCCTGTTTGTCCTCAGACTTATTCTCCTCCAGTTGTTGATCCTCATCATTCTGGTTCGTAGTTTCTTCGTCAttttcatctttcatttcttcttctccttcgttTACCTCAGCCTCTTGGTCATGTTGAGCGCTTTCTTCTTGAGGTTCATCTCCTACCTCAGACTCAGTGCATTTCCCTTCTTCTTGATCCTCAACgtcatctttcttttcttcagccccaGTGTTTGTTTCATTCTCATCTTCACCACACACTTCATCTGGAGTTGCTTCTTCATTTTCCTCGTTGTTCTGAGGCTCAGCTGTCTCACCCTGAACTTCGTCTTCGTCATTTGCCATTTCTGCTTTGTTCTCAGCAGCACCTTCAGTGTTCCCTTCTTCATCCACAAGCTCTTCATTTTCTGGGTGAATATCATCCTCATAAGTTTCTTTATTTTCGTTATCCATAGCGCCAGAGGAACAAGTCTCTTTTGCATCCTCTGACACATCTGTCGGCTGCACCACTTCTTCACATTTGTTCTTCTGTAGAATTTCTCTTAAGTCAAACTCCTTCTGTATCGGAACTTTTGCCATGGCCATGACTTTTATAGGCCTGGCCACCATTTTCTTCTTCATGCACGTGTCACAAGGACAATATTCTTCATCACTGCGTTGTTCACTAAATTCAGTCCCACTCAGCGTGTAAATCTCAGATTCATCCACGGTCCGCTTGCTCATGATCTTGAGACGTCGGCGCCTTCGCTCCGTTTGTGCGGTTGATTGTCTAGTGGCAGAATTTCCTGGAGGTCGAGGTGTTCTGCCCACCCGGCCTCGTATCTTCTTCAGTTCCTTTTCGATGCTTGCCTGGATCCGTTTGTGAACATCTTCTTTCAGCTCCTTTATCATTTCATCCAGCTGTGGGTTGTTGTCCAAGTTCCACCTCAGTTTAAATTCTGCCATCGCACTTACGTAATGGGTCATGAACTGTTTCTCTAGTTTCTTCAGCAAATTCAGCACCCAAACTGGATCAGGATCTAGAGATTTTTTGTCGGTTTTTCCCATGGCTTCCTTCTCACTCGTGGCACTCACTGGAGTCAATGTGTTCCTTACAGAATCCTCCTCCAGAACTTCTACTACATTTTTCTGTGCAGATTCTGCTGTGACCTCACTTTCTTCTATAATATTGCTGCAGTCTTCCGCGTCTTTCTGGAGAGTATTTTCTGTAGCACCCTTCTCCGGTACACTCACTCCTTCATTCTGTTTTCCTTCATTATCCTCTTCTGAACCAATGCCTTCACTTTCGTGACTCCACCGAACTCGACTTGCTATATCCGGAGTAGCAGAATTAGACAGTTTTCCGTTGAAGTAGGATCTCGATGTCGACAACTGAGATTGCTGCTCGTCTTCATTCTGCTCATTTTCCTCCAATAATTGATGCAGTGAATCATGTCTTGCATTTGGCTCGGATAAACACTCCTTGTCTTCTGCAACCATGTGCGGTAAAACTCTTTTATCGGAATGACTCCCATCAACACCACCCGTGACGCTACTTTTTCCTGACCCACCAGAACCACTGCCAACATCCACTCCGGATGAAGACCTAGGGTTGAATTCATCATCTGTAGAGTGatggtctttaaatgttttttcctgAGCTGGCTGCTGATTGTATTCTGCAGAATCGTTGAGCCAGAGGGACTGCAAAATGCTCATGATTTCAGCATATTTCGTACCATTTTCGTTGTTGTCTGCAGCTTCGCCGTCTAAGATCTGAAGACTTGCTAGACATTCGAGTAACTGTCCAGCCGAGTGACTGAGCTTTCTTCCATAACTTGGTGAAACCTCAGGTAAGCTACTGCATCTGTCCAGTTTACTTCCTCGGTTGGGGTTCAGTAAGATCTTCATTACCTGAACTGATAAATGGTGACGATATTCCAAATTATTTTTAGGGGATGGACATTGTCTGGAATGAAAGTCATAAACCGGTTCTGGTTGTACTTCTGCGCATTCTTCTAAATGGTTTTCAATAATACCAGTTTCATCCTCCTTGTCCCTCTTCACATCAATATCAGGTTCATCCCCAGGTTTATCCACTGCTTCATTCTCTGCCTGTTCTTCATTGGGATTACCAGTGGTAGAAGTCAGATCTGAAAGGAGTAGGACGTCTTTGGGGGTAGCTTCGTCGTGATAGTTCTGGACATTCAGTGCCTCGCAGTCTTCATGAAAATCATCACCCAGATCACACAAAGAGGTGTCTGCTGGGATCTTGCTTAGCCATTCATGAACAACTTCGGTTGGGGTGGCATTAGGTAGAGCAGAGGGAACCAACTCCGTGACATCTGCCATTTCTGCACTTGACTTgaactcttcttctcctccttctcccttCTTTCTCGATGGGCTGTGTTTTTTCCTTCTCGACTTCCGTCCTTGGCAgcttttactttcactttccaCCTTGATGCATTTCTCTGAGACCTGGGCTTTGGTGTTGGCGGAGTCACCGTCATTCTTGTTCTCTAGTTCCGCGGCCAATGGAGAGTCTGTGCAAACGCTGCCTTTTGATGAAACGAGCATTATAACTGGCCTCACATTTTTGCCATGGGGTTTTCCTTTCGGCGGACAAGGAGAATGCACACTTTTCGAAGACAGGGACATAGTGGATGATGCCAAACTCGAACCTTTCTTGGCAAGCTGCAGATGGCATTTTGACTTTTTCTTATTTGATTGGGTCGATTTTGACACAACGGAACTTGGACTGTCGTCATCGCATTTCAGGTCAGGTTGCTTCACCTCACTGGTTTTGACAGGGAGATAGGAAGATTCACTTGAAATCCTGCTGTGTGATCGACAGTCGTCTTCTGCTGTATTCTGATCTTTAGCATTTGCTGCTGACTTGCTTGATAAACTTGATATTGGTCGAGAGCTGGAACTTGATTCTCTGCCATTGGCCGTTTGCAGGTTTTGCTGCTGGCCAATCTCTGAATGGCTTTTTGATCCGTTTTGGGAGTGCCCCTCACTGTCTTCTTCAGGGTCTGCTGCTAATTCCTCTTTGCCTTCACTCAAAGAACACGGCTCTGTGTGTGTCGTATCTGACGCCTTGGCTGCGGTGTCATCTTTGACTTCACAAGAACTCAAAGAAATATGGGATACTCTGCTTGCTGAACGTGATGCCTCGTGACCCTTGCCGTCCATTTTGCAGACTGACTTGCGGCATACACTTGACACGGTGGACTCCACCTCATCCCTGCGTGAGGAACTGTTTGGAGTTTTCCTTCTAACTTGGTTGCTGTCAAGCTTTTCTTCAGCGTCGTCCTCCTTCCCTTCTGAAGCAGATGAACATGTTGAGGCTTTGCCTCCATTTTCACTGTTGCTTTTTGATTTGCGTTCTGAGCTCCCTGACACATCACTTGGTGTTTGCTTGTTGTTTTCCTCTGTTTCTTCTATCACCTCTTTGGCCGTCTCCACCTCTGATCCATCCTGACCCTCTTGTGCTGTGCCATTTTTCCTGCTGGATTTTTTTGATTTGTGTGAACTTCGTGTGCTTTTAGATGTTGAACTTACTGCTCTCTCTTCACTGTCCTCTTCAGCTACTCCTGTATCCACAACAATGGGAACTTCCGATGTAGAAGATTCTTGTGTGGTTAGTCTTTCAGACCCACTGTGCCTCTTGGAAATTTTGGATTGGCTAGAAGCTTTGGTACTTTTAGACATATTACTTACTGGTCTTTCATCTGTGTCTTCATCCAGAACTTCTCTCATACATTTACCATCAGGTAGATTGGATGTGGATGAGCCAGGTGTACTTATGCGTTCGGATCCATTACATTCAATCCTGTTAGATTTTTTGGAACCTTTGGTACTTTTAGACATTATACTAGAAGGCCTTTCATCGCTGTCTTCCTCCACCACCCCTGCTTGATTCTGACCATCAGGTACCTCTGAAACTGGTGAGGCCACTCCGTCGGAAtcattcactggcaacatcttcgATTTCTTTGTAGAAGCTGAGATGGGGGTCTGTGCTGATTGACATTCTGTATCTTCACGACATGAATGATGGGAAAGGCCTGAGACAACAGATAAAGCGTCTTCAGAATGATCCTCAACTCTCTTTCTGTGCCTCGCCTTGCTCGAATGAGAGGAGCAGATCGAAGATTTGCTGTCTGGTCTTGGAGACAAATGCTGCATTGGAGACAATGGTTTCTGATTAGAACAGCTTGACTCCATGTCATTTTCATCATGGTCTTCTTTCTGACATGGTGTAGAGGAAGGGCTCCCACTTGGTTCCCTTCCTTGATCATCTTCGAGGCTAACTTTGTCCTTTGAAGTTAGTGAAGATACATCATTTGGATGTTTTTCATCATCATCTGACCCAAGAGCGCTGTTCCCATTTTCCCCAACACTGGAACATGACATGCTATGGCTGTGTGTTAATGATACTCGACCTTCAGACTTTCCTAACTTCTGCGATGTCGTTGAGCAGGAGCCACTGTGACCACTACACCGGCTCATTGTACAATATTCTGCCCCGGATTCTCCATTTTGGACAGTCTCTGTGTAAGAGGTAGTGTGTTGTACTACCTGCTCAGCATACACTTCACTCGACACTGTGTCAGCGGACGACTTTGTGCGTAAAATTCTCCTGTGTGATGAGGCGCTCGAACTGGATGATCGAATCTGCCTTACCACGCTTGTATCTTCCCGATGAACTGATGTTGAGTGGGCCGGATTCTTCCAGATGTCATACTCCCGACAATGATTACAGCAGTTTTGATGGATATTTGCCGAATAAGCATAGTCATCATCACAAGGGTGGAAAGATTCCGTTTCAGAACAAGTCCCCTGAGTTCCCTGTCGTTCAGTATGGTCTAGCTCTGTGCCTTCCTCTTTTGGGATATAGGGATCTGGATTCCTCAAAGAAGACTTTCTGATTTGTGTTGACCACTGGAGGGTTTCGTCATTCTGGAGACGAAAACGGACCTTCATCTCCACCGAAAGGCTCCCGTCTTTGTTTACCAGCACCCTTTTTTCTATATCATCATTAATCAAAGGCTCCTTAGCATGTGGACAAGTCTCTGCATGTAAAGGGTACCCTGAAGACACGTTGAGTCCGTTTGGAATAGACTTTTCCGACGACAAAGAAAACCTCATCGACCTGTTGCAAGAATCCGATCTTGGGTGGATGATGCTTTTCTTGGTTTCAAGTCCAAAATTGGCTGGATTATGGGACgcatgaaagaaaacagaaaaagaaaacactcagaTTAGAGAAGAAAAGCATTTACCATAATGTGATATTTGTCGCAGAACAGGATTAACAAAGCCACACAAACATCGAGATTGCTTTGCAAAATATGGAACTCCACTGCAGCAGTAATAGTAACTAACTAGcaagttaatgaaatgatgacgagagagagaagaacatcacacgttacagcagcggttctcaaactgtggggcgcgaatgttgccatatgtgatgtaatttcgctatttgtaggaaaattgtaaacttgtagtggtgtatcggcagcaaaaagtataggaataaattttattaggatttcaaaaaaacattaggggtcgcgattaaaactgttatgaaaactcgggtcgcaaatatagtaatccctcctccatcgcgggggttgcgttccagaaccacctgCGAAagaggaaaatccgcgaagtagaaaccatatgtttatatggtcatttttatatactttaagtcaggcatgtcaaactcgcgGCCcccgggccacatgcggcccgcaacagaaatctgtgcggcccgcatgacagatcctagttag
The sequence above is drawn from the Erpetoichthys calabaricus chromosome 3, fErpCal1.3, whole genome shotgun sequence genome and encodes:
- the rp1l1b gene encoding retinitis pigmentosa 1-like 1 protein; protein product: MQKASSGYPAGPIPHDLDPPLPPVSKFPTNVTESTPAKKITFLKSGDPQFRGVRMAIHKRSFKCFDALLDDLSNKVPLPFGVRTITTPRGTHNISRLDQLEDGCCYHCSDRRQVKVPNVEATSRKQNGPGCWYPSKPEEPPHVNLSTQRHHRRIVLVKNTDPAVRKTIVINRRTTRSLKFFLEEISELLQCPIRKLYTLDGRKIDSTQALIQCPSVLVCVGREPFRLLLSESLRKNSEEKFPGLGRSRTSICSDSHESVKTANFGLETKKSIIHPRSDSCNRSMRFSLSSEKSIPNGLNVSSGYPLHAETCPHAKEPLINDDIEKRVLVNKDGSLSVEMKVRFRLQNDETLQWSTQIRKSSLRNPDPYIPKEEGTELDHTERQGTQGTCSETESFHPCDDDYAYSANIHQNCCNHCREYDIWKNPAHSTSVHREDTSVVRQIRSSSSSASSHRRILRTKSSADTVSSEVYAEQVVQHTTSYTETVQNGESGAEYCTMSRCSGHSGSCSTTSQKLGKSEGRVSLTHSHSMSCSSVGENGNSALGSDDDEKHPNDVSSLTSKDKVSLEDDQGREPSGSPSSTPCQKEDHDENDMESSCSNQKPLSPMQHLSPRPDSKSSICSSHSSKARHRKRVEDHSEDALSVVSGLSHHSCREDTECQSAQTPISASTKKSKMLPVNDSDGVASPVSEVPDGQNQAGVVEEDSDERPSSIMSKSTKGSKKSNRIECNGSERISTPGSSTSNLPDGKCMREVLDEDTDERPVSNMSKSTKASSQSKISKRHSGSERLTTQESSTSEVPIVVDTGVAEEDSEERAVSSTSKSTRSSHKSKKSSRKNGTAQEGQDGSEVETAKEVIEETEENNKQTPSDVSGSSERKSKSNSENGGKASTCSSASEGKEDDAEEKLDSNQVRRKTPNSSSRRDEVESTVSSVCRKSVCKMDGKGHEASRSASRVSHISLSSCEVKDDTAAKASDTTHTEPCSLSEGKEELAADPEEDSEGHSQNGSKSHSEIGQQQNLQTANGRESSSSSRPISSLSSKSAANAKDQNTAEDDCRSHSRISSESSYLPVKTSEVKQPDLKCDDDSPSSVVSKSTQSNKKKSKCHLQLAKKGSSLASSTMSLSSKSVHSPCPPKGKPHGKNVRPVIMLVSSKGSVCTDSPLAAELENKNDGDSANTKAQVSEKCIKVESESKSCQGRKSRRKKHSPSRKKGEGGEEEFKSSAEMADVTELVPSALPNATPTEVVHEWLSKIPADTSLCDLGDDFHEDCEALNVQNYHDEATPKDVLLLSDLTSTTGNPNEEQAENEAVDKPGDEPDIDVKRDKEDETGIIENHLEECAEVQPEPVYDFHSRQCPSPKNNLEYRHHLSVQVMKILLNPNRGSKLDRCSSLPEVSPSYGRKLSHSAGQLLECLASLQILDGEAADNNENGTKYAEIMSILQSLWLNDSAEYNQQPAQEKTFKDHHSTDDEFNPRSSSGVDVGSGSGGSGKSSVTGGVDGSHSDKRVLPHMVAEDKECLSEPNARHDSLHQLLEENEQNEDEQQSQLSTSRSYFNGKLSNSATPDIASRVRWSHESEGIGSEEDNEGKQNEGVSVPEKGATENTLQKDAEDCSNIIEESEVTAESAQKNVVEVLEEDSVRNTLTPVSATSEKEAMGKTDKKSLDPDPVWVLNLLKKLEKQFMTHYVSAMAEFKLRWNLDNNPQLDEMIKELKEDVHKRIQASIEKELKKIRGRVGRTPRPPGNSATRQSTAQTERRRRRLKIMSKRTVDESEIYTLSGTEFSEQRSDEEYCPCDTCMKKKMVARPIKVMAMAKVPIQKEFDLREILQKNKCEEVVQPTDVSEDAKETCSSGAMDNENKETYEDDIHPENEELVDEEGNTEGAAENKAEMANDEDEVQGETAEPQNNEENEEATPDEVCGEDENETNTGAEEKKDDVEDQEEGKCTESEVGDEPQEESAQHDQEAEVNEGEEEMKDENDEETTNQNDEDQQLEENKSEDKQDDCEAEEEVEKKETKVENEVEAEEKDNEEEADGEVGAEEGAEIQDQSKMDSDEENQAAETEEGEVENEDGESKDEGSKCESKGDQASDDENDEKERDGSDMDEADDHHSSRDKQSKQENDDDAKKDETDENEDEVLDEDEADKDDKEPSEEEICKSIQDQVTPGSQEAEGVKAEEDEKEKAVEELEQNEEHEDTSDTAVVNDAIEEEQEKQEAIQEDELVASEQNNTETGDQQRNEELSENVNGDSSTPQNDKQVETSSGEDDTVAEIEDNGEKLKKIQQFTLVGKGQAKQISRSSIESLQGSIEKSIDVGMEEQKNDMSSAATRPMQMYPQTSSEEDGPGSGSASPDGHHEHTTVRSDVETHLMGESTSQSKKPKESHIDQDDLDF